A segment of the Lycium barbarum isolate Lr01 chromosome 7, ASM1917538v2, whole genome shotgun sequence genome:
TAATTTaaatttctttgtttgttttcttataatttgttgaATTACCCAAtaactttcttttttttttaggatgactatatataacatattaccCAAAACGAGTCTTTTTAAAGTATGTTGACAAAGTCTGTCTGATTTAATTTGGAGTACATATTAAGCCCAAATCAACCCATTTTTTAGATGCGTTAAATTGGCCGAATCAAAATGTGTTGAGAATAAACGGGTGAGTCATTAACCCACCCAAACTTAGAGCAGGTAAGCGAGTTATATTTTCATATGCTAATTTAGCACCCTTACAATTTATTCTAGGTTACTTTAAGCGTCCCGCATAATTGAGGGGGTGGTTTTGTGTCTCTTTATATACTCTTAGATAATCTTCACTTTATAAGTAATTTTTTGAGGTTGAGTTAATTAATTAGGCCTAACGTCATTCTTATTAGTTCACAAATTACTACTAATACTTGTTAAAAAGAGTATAAAACCTTTTAAATGAACAGATTTTGTAATTGTTTTTAAAATTATCGATCCACAGAACTTAAACTCAACCATCAAACTCTTTTCCTAATCCTTAATTGAACATCACAACTAATAATTTATATGGTCATTGAGCATAAATAGTCTGTTTAGAAAAGAGATGTCCATAATTATATTGTAGGTTGAGGTGCACAGATTATCTACTTACTGGGCAAATGATCCAAAAGTACAAGAAGCTCTTAATGTTCGGCAGGTACGTCGATTAAATTATTACTGACACTTTAGAAAATTTAAGGATGCTTCTATCAAATTAATGACTTGAAATTGACGTATTATCTACTAATGCAGGGAACTATAGCAAGATGGACAAGATGTAGGAAAAGTATCGTAAATAAAACTTACACAATTACTTTCCTTGATAGCATACCTTATCATGTGGAACTCAGCAAAAAAAATATTCCATCACTTATATATAGGTTAGATGATTATACCTTGATATTTTACATATGGAAAAGATTCCAAGTTTCTCTTGTACTATTTGAATTTGAGCATTTTTTCCTCCGTTGAATTTTTGGTCTAATATTACCCTTGCCATTGgaaaaaaccctttttttttctttgaccaCTGACAGAGCTCCAACTGAggggaattttttttaaaaaaatcataatCAAAAGTTAAAGGTAAATTCTAGCCTTTTCTATGGAAAAAAATGGGCACGTGAGATATACTCATTTGACAAATATGAGACAATTtgctaatataaaaatataaatgaACCAAAAATGTTACGGAATGCAAAATTGAGCAATTTCAGAGGGTACAACGATAAATTTGAAGAGTTTTCCCTTTTTACATGTAGCATCTTGGTTTCTGCCTTGTATAAGGTATAATTAAGCAAAAATTAAATTGTTACAAACACATTGAAGTATATTTTGTTGGTTAAACAGTGGGGATCATGATATGAATATGCCATTTCAATCAACTCAATTTTGGATAAAATCTCTAAATTATTCCGTCATAGATAATTGGCGGCCATGGAGTGTTGAAGGGCAAGTTGCTGGGTAAGTAGCTTCTCAAATTAATTAAACCATTTCAGTTCTTATTTCTTAATTCTTCATCAGAGACACACACAAATATTGAGAAATGTGAAATTGATTTGATCTTATTCTTGTTGTTCATTTGCAGATATACAAGATCCTACTCCAACCAGATGACATTTGCAACTGTCAAGGCAAGAGTTTTTTAAAATCTCAGTACTAACTTTTTTTCCTTCATAACATTAATAAATATCCCCTtcattccaatttatgtgacatagtttgaatCGATACGTAGTTTAaggaaaaaatgttttttttttgaaatctgcAGCCTAAAACATGTGATAACATTTGTGTAACTATAAAACTTTTGAATTTGTTTCATTAAATGTGCCATAACATTTGGCTGGTTATAAAAGTtttcattaagaataaaatgagaagtttaactTAACTTGCAACTAAAAGATCACTATTTTCCCATGAAATTTTTCGTTGAAAAATGTTTAATGGCTATTCCCAcatatattttgattaaataaaaaaaaacagtagTGTTTTGACACGGAAAAATTAGAAAGTTACCCAGCATTTCAATGAGAACCTGTTTCCCACCTTGCGTTTCCTAGTGAGCTGATTTGGTGGGAATAAGgtgaaaaatcatattttataacaAAAATTTCCAACACTGATTGTCGGTAGGAAAAGCCTTTGTTGCTAGTAGTGACTGTTTCGAAATATAGAAGtgtgtcattcttttttgaaCGGATTAAAAAAGAAAGTGTGCTCTATAAATTGGAACGGctggactaaaaaagaaagtgtgcTCTATAAATTGGAACGGctggactaaaaaagaaagtgtgcTCTATAAATTGGAACGGctggactaaaaaagaaagtgtgcTTTTTTGAACACAAATTTTCCACTGATTGTAGGTGGAAAAAACCTTTATCGCTAGTAGTagtttccaaatttagaagcttGACATTCTTTTTTGAacggattaaaaagaaaagtgtgtaaCATAAATTGGAACAACGCCTAGATTAGAAAGTATATTTCGAGTATAACCATTTATTCGACTTTGCTAATAATTTTGTGCtttatttgtttacttttatTTTTGGACAGGGAGCAGGACATGTTGCTCCTGAGTACAAGCCTAAAGAGAGCTTAACCATGTTTCAGAGATGGATATCTAATCAACTTCTTTgaagtatatatatattcagaagCAGTAATAAAAACCTAAAATGTGTCACAATTTTCTGCTTATTCTATGTAGAACGTCTTTGTATAAGCTGAATTtaaatagcttttaagcacttaaaagtatttttttgtaAGTGTTGGAGTTGAATTTATGAATAAGCAATTATGTGTTTGGATAAAAATGTTGAAGCTGAAAATAAGTTATTGATGTGTTTGTTAAAAAAGAGTTGATAAGCACATTTCCTCTGGTCTCGTTATTAAAGATTAAGGGCGTGATTTTTTACATTTTGCTTAATCAACTTTTATAATGTctgttgcagaatttcatttgtGCTAATTCAGATGTCAATTCAATTCTTCGCAATGCAATTTTCGAGCTAATTTTTCTTTTTGAAGTGTTTGATTGATGTtgactttgtttttttttttcctccagtTTTTCATCACTTTCGTGCTTTGAGTTTCTGCTTATACACTTCTTTTTTCTCAGATTTAATATATGATACTTTTCTTTTGAATTTGCTTTTTagtctttatttttctttatatTCACTATTTTCTTTTTCCAGATCTTTTCAGTTGCTAGGAATAATAAGAGAAACATAAAGAATATACTATTATTCCCATATCAATTGACTTTTAGAAAAAATATTACCATATCAATTGACTTttagaaaaaaatattatttaaccTTAAGAATTGCTACCTATTGTTTATACATTAAACGGAAAAAgaccaaatatacccttcgttatacttttgaTCTAAATATACCCTTCCATTAtattttgggttcaaatatactctCCTCTGTTAAAAGTGCTCAAGGTGGACATCAAATTTGATGTGACGCTAACAACTCAGTGAGGTGGACACTACATGACACGCCACCTCACTACCCCAACTCATTTACCCCTCTCTTCCCCTTCTTCCATTCCTCTCACCAACAACTTAATTCATCAACAAACTCACCATTTTTTCTCCTTCCCTTTCTTCGATCCATGTCTATTTCCACCAAAATTCCACACCCTCTCTTCACTTCACCATCCCTTAATTCCCTATAACCCTTTTCTCTGCCTTCAACGCTCACTAAATTAACCTTCTTTAAGTCCATCACTAGTAAATAATTTTGCATATTAAACAATAGATTAATAGACTTtgaataaaaatatttaaaatttctCAAGAATATTTGATTTTGAACGAGTTTTTGGCCAAAAATATCCCTTATCTTTGGGGGTAAGCTTAACTTTGTCCTCTAAATATAACCTTGAGCACTATATGTTCTTTAAGTTTGCAAAACTTGAGCACTTTTAGTCTCACTAACAGAAAACTTCACATCCTGTTAGAAAACTAACAGCATTTAGCAGAAAGAATTTAGCAGCAAAAATCAGCATTCCAGCAACAAAAAAAACAGTgttttggcaacaaaaaatagCGTTCCAGCAGCAAAAAAAAGAGCAATCCAACCGCAAAAAAATAGCATTTCAGCTGCAATAAAAACAACATTCAACAGCTGATTTTTGACCGCTGGATAATAGGCTGCAAGTTGGTACCATAAATAATTGTGTCTTCTTTTTTTTCACCCCTCTTATAAAAATTATGATGTTAAACAGACGGAGAAACTTAGAACTAACACTGGTCTGCAACAAACAAAGAAAGTAAATGACCGTACTTATAGTTTCAATAACAATTTTAAACCATTAGTACTATACCCAGATCTCAAGCAAGAGATACTAATTTAGTAGGTCAAATATGCAATCTCGTTTCTCTAACAGATTATATCACTTCTTCATAATACACATCTAAAAGGTAACCTACATGCAACAGTACAAAGGCTAACGAGTTGGCTGTCAGCATAACAGCCAAGAACACCCATAGCTTTCAATTTCCATGAAGATCATATGCTAATAACCTCTCCCTCTGCAAATCATAAATTCCAGTGACGAATGACCACTGGATCTGATTTCAGAAAGGAATGTAGTATTTCACCAACTTGCAGCCTATTATCCAGCAGTAAAAAATCAGCTGCTGAATGTTGTTTTTATTGCAGCTGAAATGCTATTTTTTTGCGGTTGGATTGCTCTTTTTTTTGCTGCTGGAACGCTGTTTTTTGTTGCCAAAACACTGTTTTTTTTGTTGCTGGAATGCTGATTTTTGCTGCTGAATTCTTTATGCTAAATGCTGTTAGTTTTCTAACAGGATGTGAAGTTTTCTGTTAGTGAGACTAAAAATGCTCAAGTTTTGCAAACTTAAAGGACATATAGTGCTCAAGGTTATATTTAGAGGACAAAGTTAAGCCTACCCCAAAGATAAGGGATATTTTCGACCAAAAACTCGATTTTGAACCGCCAATTTTATTGACCTTCTCTTGGATACACATTttgtgtcccaatttatgtgtaatttttttctttttgatctgttaaaaaaaaaattctatatttaataataattcaactttaaatttatctttttatccttaataaaatgatttctagctaaatacatttttatattttattgtaGATGTTAAATTTCATGCCCCGTGGAACTGGAAGAGAATTATTTTTTAGAACCTTTTTTGCCCGGAGACGAGTGAGAATGAAAAAATTGACCTTTTTGATAGGCTGAAAATGCAGTAAAGATCATTATTGAGTGCAAACAAACAGTTTTCTTGTCTTCTTAGGAGTACTAGACAAATATGAATGATGTGAATGTTGGAGATGCCTGTTTATATATTTTTGGTCAAAACAATAGTAGGAAGTGCATGCACAATAATTGATGTATCCATTTGTTGGTACTCTAAATTCTAAACTCTTCATTTAGATGTGTGTGTGTAGCAAGTTGTTCCAACTAGTATCATGTTAGACAACATTACATGTTAGCTGGTTGGCAGATATTATTTACATACATCTAAAGAGCATTTATTGTTGACTAGTGTTACATTGTATACACCCATGGTTGTATTCTTTACATCACATAGGGAAAACAATTTACAGTCTACACTATCTACATATCGGACACGGGGCGCATTTTCCATCCTGCATTTAGTCTTCCTTGAAGCCTTCTTGTTAGCAGCTTTTGACAAAAATACCTGAACAATTTAGAAGTAATGAGGAATTCTGTCCTGCATTTTCCCTTCTTTGTATTTAACCTCCTCCTTAAGAGTGTTTGGCAAAAAGTACATGTACAGTTGTGTATCAACCGTTAGTGCTTATGTCtcaaagaaaaagagaagaaagacAATAGACGGTCCATGCAAATTACATTCTCCCAGGAACTATGGCGAAACCCATGGTTTGACATGCAAAAATTAAGAAGTGATCTCAGACAAAACAAAAAGTGAAAGATTTGTCGGTTTGATTGCCAATGTATCTCCTGAATGATTAGTTTTTCTGCATAAATTGGTAAACTATGAAGAAAGGTTGTACCatgctacttttgagaccatcaaGCAAATTAAGGATGCTTTATTTGAAGGTCAAGGGCTAATTGATACTGCTACAAGTCATTAATACATCTAGAGGAAGCATTTGTCCATATTGAGCAGTTGAATTAGTTGTGTTTTGCAGCAGATGTTGACATTACACTGATGCTTGTTATCACGTGTCTTCACATGAAATTCTGACAGTCCAATGGGATTAAAAAATATTCCAAATGGAGAAATAGACATATTGCTGAGGGGCATTCTCAACATAATGGCAGTAGCAGTAACAAGGAAATGGTTTTTCAGCCAAATAACACAATGTAATTTAAACGGCTTCCCATGATAGACATAGCAGTGCGCTCTTTTGAAGCACAAATCATATAATTGATTTACCCAAATAAACATACAATTAacaatatttatacatatttaccGAAAAACGGAATATTACCTTTTAATCGAAATACTACACAACTGGACGAATGGACAGCTCATGCCAAAATCGAGCTTACATCGGATAACAGAAATTACAAGCAGGAGAAATTCCTTCCCTGCAAATCAAACTAACTGCATGATaagaattaattttctttttcttgagaTTAAGAGCTATGAGGGGAATGAAAGAAAGACCACACATAACAACTATAAATAAATTGGGCAAAATCACTTCTTTATCTTGGGTTATTCAGGTAACAGATATACTTAAGTTCTGTGTTACAATGAACTTAACCAAGACCAGTAAAAATCAATAAGGTTGGCAACGTGCCGTTTTTATCCGTAGGCATTTGTAATTTGAATCATTTAAACAACTGCAGCATCAAATCTCGAACAATGAAAAGCACAAACAAAATATAAACACACAGAGATTCAGAGTTCAAAAAGTAATCTTTTCTTCTGATCATCTCATTAACAGAAGAAAGTGCTAGAAGCGTATGGAACAGAACTTAGCTGAATAGCTGTGGAGGATAGAAGACACGAATAAGTTTATAACTGAAAAGTCTACTATGCCTTTAAGTAGGAATTTATTGATAAAGAAATGTCGAAACCATGGCTCTTCTAATATATAGAAGATATAGACTAGGCAGAGTTGGTTGGGAGTGTATGCAGATACAATTGATGTACTATTTGTTAGATTCAGTTTGTTCATAATGAGTTAAAGACAATATTTCCTATTGAGTGTGTGCAAAAAGTCACAAGATTGCACAGTTAAGATAAGTATCCATTCATGGATATTATGTTGGCAAGTGCTCCATTGTGTACATCCATGGCTGCATTATTTACATCACATTAGAAAACTATCTACAGGCTATACTTTTTACATATAGGAAATGATGGTGCATTTTCTGTCATGTATTTCCTCTGCTGTGTAGCCTTCTTCTTAGCAGCTTTTGGCAGAAAGTACCTGCATAGTAATGCGTGATATTAAGATAAGAGTAGTCAGAGAAAATAAAATCACAATTAAAACAAATGGAAAGAGCTTCAATATGCCTGAATATTTTTAGAGAAATGAGCACATTTATAACTAAAGCAAATCATATGTTGTCATCAAGTATTTTTGTACCTGAACTCATTACAAGGATTGGAATTTGCTAATTCAATTATCAGTAGATCATCTAACTGAAGCTACAAAAATGACAGATGACCCAACCGGTATCGCACCAAAAGTGTTTTTAACCATTTCCAAAAAGCATGAAGCAAAAGTGGACGCGACTGCATCTCGGGCAGCAGCGAAGATGTACATTGCAATATTCAACAAGTAGTACCAAGAGTAGCTTCAAGTGCATTAAAAAAGACAATCATATTGCAAAACAGTAGCGGATCTTTCACAGCAACAGAACATGTTTGTACTTTGTAGTTGTGTCCATCAAAAGGAAAATTGATTATCCAACTTGTGGAGGCTAAACGTATGCACTTTTGTTTGACTGTTCACATGGTGCAAGTTGGTCAAAGAGATATTGCTGGAAAATAAATATGTATGCTAAAGTTAAGGTATAAACTGAAGTTATAACTTATCCTAAAGATTTTAACCTTCCGCTCTCCCAacagtacaacaacaacaacaacaacaacccagtgaaatcccacatcgtagggtctggggagggtagagtgtacgcagacctgactcctatcaaggtaggacggctgtttccgaaagtcccccggctcaataaaagcataaagagaagtcagataaggttaagagattcagataagagatttaaagcgatatggaaatgaaataatgcaagcgacacagataatacaggataatcagagcacagaaaataaccgataatagcagaaatcggagcagatgacacaggataaccaaaacacaggaaataacacataataacagataatagcagaaattggagcacaagaaattatattgcaataatgcgactactaataagaacggataacgagactatctactagccttctaccctaatttgggtcctccaaaccctcctatctaaggtcatgtcctcggtaagctgtaattgcgccatgtcgtgtctaattacctctccccaatactttttcggcctacccctaccttgtctgaaaccatccatggccaacctctcacacctccgcactggggcatctgtatctctcctcttcacatgcccaaaccatctcaatctcgcttctcgcatcttgtcttccaccgaggccacccccaccttatcccgaatatcctcattcctaatcctgtcactcttggtgtggccacacatccatctcaacattctcatctcggcaactttcatcttttgaacgtgagagatcttaactggccaacactccgccccatacaacatagtcggtctaaccaccactttgtagaacttgcccttaagttttggtggcacctttttgtcacatagcactccggaagcaagcctacatttcatccaccctgccccaatacgatgtgtgacatcatcgtcaatctccccgctgccttgcacaatagacccaaggtacttgaaactacttttcttctggatggcctgggtaccaagccttacttccaagtcagcctcctgagttgcttcactgaacttacactccaagtactctgtcttggtcctactcagcgtaaaccctttagactccagagtatgtctccaacactccagcttagcgttaactccgctacgagtctcatcaatcaggactatgtcgtccgcaaAAAGCATACATCATGGCAcctcactgtcacgacccaaccccgtaggccgtgactagtgcccgatctgggcacccgaacccatctatcaaatattatctcaaattctatcaactcattctagtatatggcggaagccgacaaggctttatttcaaatttaggtaatttccagaaaaatttcggcagagtttcctttgttttacggactatccaatataccctgcacgtagaaaataccaacaaaagccacacagggctaaccaagcaatatataaacatatgcggaccggccgcctcggcgtataggatcgcccaaataacatatgcggaccggccgcctcggcgtatgggatcgcccaaacgacatgtacatacatccatacagaaagaccctaacccacaaacatgtccacagacctctaaacagaccgacagaatcatatgacgggacagggccccgccgtacccatgaacgaatatatacaaatgcactaataaatacatataccaaaagtataagctccggaaagagaggagcactccgaatagcagaaaggatgtcctaaacaggtggaccaccaggctgtgcgtctgtacctgcgggcatgaaacgcagcccccggagaagggggtcagtacgaaatatgtactgagtatgcaaagcagaaggtacagaaataaatctgaataataatcgaatcagatatatagaaaataatacataccaaaatgtttatttccaaagtataaattatgcatagggcactggaaaatgtggtcgcccgcctgtcgatggcgccacaacacaacataacaccagaaagtttcaaatctccgaatccccgtcacacatcacaacacagcataacgccaaacacagcataacgccaaacataagtggaacccggccctcgagcgaggagcacggtgaaccataaacacagcataacaccggaatgtatcaaaaagcgcacgacaacagaaccggcccgggaaccggcgaacgatatcatagtaggcacgagcggagtagtgaggaatcatatgcataaaatcattattataaatccgaaggataagtaaaatagtcatattcgaaatcggaataataattatcactttttgattcaaagttgtcgaatttacataaagggcatcgcgggacccacggacgagtatagacccgaattgagcccgcctatgaaaaacatacccattatacatcaagcaaactcctataaaaattattggagcgatccgagcctctatgcgaaaaatatggcattcagagattacaaaattccttaaagtgaacattttctatgcgaatttcggaaagcgattacttcaaatacatcgtggttcatatttcataaaaacatacataagagtgccaaagaatatatatatggatcataacatgctcggatctcgaatttggaattcccttaaagctctaatctagcctatgtgaaactaaggcatgccaaaagaaggaaggttgctttacatacctcgtacgcacttcCAAAATagtcaatctaaagtaaatttccaatctacgcctcgggctccccaaggtctacaaatacgccaacgaataccaaacattagttaaGGGCACTTGAGCCATTctttccaactaatcattaaattctacagaaaattcggcagcacttcccctataaataggccatcctgagaatttatctcgctcaaaatcaacaacaacaaccacaataaccaaccgagcaacatcaataatcaattcgaaaggcaaaacaacattaatagctctcttttacatctttcaacaactttccaaatattcgtttcaacggcttactttcaagccacaatatcgttcgtacattcgattattaacccaaatccatactaacaactttcaagaacattctaaacaattcacataattttttccAACAAGCCAAGAATTTTTCTCTATGttgcccgaaaacagtccccttagccgagcaacccctttttttttcactttcctcattttcaagtcatgttttgtatcacaatccacaatagaacgatatgattttcataaaatatacaacttacgtcaaacgcacaactaacctcaaaacagcccacaaattctcaacatcaatcttgagttatTAATTGCTCATTTCCAACTAAAATTCATAACAACGACAACTAAAACGTTAAGCGATACtaatgcgatcttcgacatattatacgacccacattcgtccacactacacatacatatatattaatggttctcatatataaggattgcattcaatgcacaaagttctccaaatcagtccgcacatttaccatatcaatttcggggtatttaactctcatttccaacacaaaagtcatcacaacaaccatttcgacgctaagcgatattaattcattctttgctacaaattggaggccatatacacggctacatacccacctatatacatacatcgatagttctcattcatttcttcaccctacaacaatcaacatactaaatagagttaattcttcacttagtcacaacacccatttacacaacttcacacaccatacacgacccaacttccaacatactacatttcatgatttttcatccatattgacatactataatatgcatacaacatttataactcaaaaacaagattagatctcacctttcttcttcaatccaccaataggctagggtttgcaaatctcttaaatgaaagacttgatcactccaacaatgcttccaagttacttagggacctctaattagttgatttgtacccaagaaatatttttagaggggcttgatttggatttggttttccatggtcttggccgtgagccatggtttTGGTTCCTCAACTTCTTGCtttattttctaagtgtgggaatgTGAAATGAGAGAAAGATGACTAagtggtcatcttttaagtcccctTAAAATATCTCTTATTGTCTttgggcccacacatgtgttggaccaattaaaattggccacaacaatgtgtggggACCACTTCAATCCACacatctttttttatttttattttttatgcaagagttttaatttccaaatttatgaattatggtcccaatttttcctaagtgttcaagctaacaatttcatacacaacttatgtctcaaaataaaatcaaaggtcaaaagtcccgacttcaaatcccggaatagtcttggccttaatttatcatagttaatccgggttgtcctgtaacacctcgtagcttcgagtGAAAGTTCGACTCATAAGGTgacaatataatggaaccaatatgagggttataggaagtgtcttgaaaactaattaagtcataagaaatgtctttgggcaaagcaaagttgaaaaccactctacaggGCATGTTTGCCAATGAGTTtgtggaaggtcttacttcctatGATCATAACCCCTTTAAatatttagaatttgggaaaccttccttgatgaaagttgtagatctttgaaatagctttccaacgataggtcgcccagcccaaacggagctacgtacaaaaagttatacccattttactgaagcctgtcttcgctgggaaatgggtgacttcgacgggaagatcgacgtttcgtcgatctgatcgacggttcgtcctttgaaccgtcgattgcgcattgttcactggaaattggaTCAATTCGACGGAtcagatcgacgtttcgtcgatctgatcgacggttcgtcctttgaaccgtcgattgtgcattgttcactggaaatttggccaATTCAACGGAggagatcgacgtttcgtcgatctgatcgacgaaacgtcgaatgAGCCGTCGATTGGAAGTACGTTTTCGGCTGATCTAACTTCGGGAGGACATAACCCTATTAtaagttgggaatttggaaaaatgtataacatgaaagttgtagataattgaaatagctttccaacggtatattatgggcctcgagGAGACATCTGGTTAgagagatatgaacgttttaagacagaaaggtcatgcTGGACAGTGGACTTGGTCCAACCCGAACTCAAGTTGGGTCAGACCCATTTCCACTtaatatttaagggaaatgtccaaccctagcagcctccttccctcatattttcagattttagagagagagaaaggatagttagagagagaaaggagaggATCCAACAAGTTGAAGGCCTCAAATCccaaggctcgtgaaggataaagtgtagtacaagttcttgccgtcgttctaagctacaAATCAAACTTTGGAAGT
Coding sequences within it:
- the LOC132604055 gene encoding uncharacterized protein LOC132604055; translation: MLFADDIVLIDETRSGVNAKLECWRHTLESKGFTLSRTKTEYLECKFSEATQEADLEVRLGTQAIQKKSSFKYLGSIVQGSGEIDDDVTHRIGAGWMKCRLASGVLCDKKVPPKLKGKFYKVVVRPTMLYGAECWPVKISHVQKMKVAEMRMLRWMCGHTKSDRIRNEDIRDKVGVASVEDKMREARLRWFGHVKRRDTDAPVRRCERLAMDGFRQGRGRPKKYWGEVIRHDMAQLQLTEDMTLDRRVWRTQIRVEG